One region of Quercus lobata isolate SW786 chromosome 2, ValleyOak3.0 Primary Assembly, whole genome shotgun sequence genomic DNA includes:
- the LOC115974370 gene encoding proteasome subunit alpha type-1-B-like, translating into MFRNQYDTDVTTWSPTGRLFQVEYSMEAVKQGSAAIGLRSKTHVVLACVNKTNSELSSHQKKIFKVDDHIGVAIAGLTADGRVLSRYMRSEAINHSFTYESPLPVGRLVVQLADKAQVCTQRSWKRPYGVGLLVGGLDESGAHLYYNCPSGNYFEYQAFAIGSRSQAAKTYLERRFENFTNSSREDLIKDALIATRETLQGEKLKSSICTVSVVGVGEPFHILDQETVQQLIDTFELVTEEEPPAPEPASEPAAADQGGAEQGAGAEQGAAPDEGVAPMDI; encoded by the exons atgtttAGGAATCAATACGACACGGACGTGACGACATGGAGTCCGACTGGGAGGCTATTCCAGGTGGAGTATTCGATGGAGGCAGTGAAGCAAGGCTCGGCGGCGATAGGGCTGCGATCGAAGACTCACGTGGTCTTGGCCTGTGTCAACAAGACCAATTCCGAGCTCTCCTCTCACCAGAAGAAGATCTTCAAGGTCGACGACCACATCGGCGTCGCCATTGCCGGACTCACCGCCGACGGCCGTGTTCTCTCCCGGTACATGCGATCTGAGGCCATTAATCACTCCTTCACTTACGAGTCTCCTCTCCCCGTTGGCCGACTCGTCGTTCAGCTTGCCGATAAGGCTCAG GTTTGCACACAACGTTCATGGAAACGGCCCTATGGTGTTGGTCTTCTGGTAGGTGGCTTAGATGAATCTGGTGCTCATCTTTATTACAACTGCCCTAGTGGAAACTACTTTGAGTACCAGGCCTTTGCCATTGGATCTCGTTCACAAGCTGCAAAGACATATTTGGAACGCAGGTTTGAGAACTTCACGAACTCTTCACGGGAAGATCTGATCAAGGATGCACTTATTGCAACAAGGGAAACCTTGCAAGGAGAGAAGCTCAAGAGCTCCATATGCACAGTTTCTGTGGTGGGAGTTGGAGAGCCGTTCCATATATTGGATCAAGAAACTGTACAACAATTGATAGATACATTTGAGCTTGTGACGGAGGAAGAGCCTCCTGCTCCTGAACCTGCTTCTGAACCAGCTGCTGCTGATCAGGGTGGGGCAGAACAGGGTGCTGGTGCTGAGCAGGGTGCCGCACCTGATGAAGGCGTGGCTCCAATGGATATTTAG
- the LOC115974371 gene encoding uncharacterized protein LOC115974371 codes for MGAEPFLNNNDATAPPPPPLILGLQPAALIDHVARVDWSLLDQVPGDRGGSFPVAIDELELIWSKVKTHINGSHNEQLAIKSDVKSHFQMSPDDQLVMKMLAGGSIANTVRGLSAGFGVSCGIIGAYGDNEQGQLFVNNMSSNGVNLSRLRMKNGPTGQCVCLVDGLGNRTMRPCLSNAVKVQADDLTRDDFKGSKWLLLRFGIFNVEVIQAAIKIAKQEGLFVSMDLASFEMIRNFKKPLLELLESGDIDLCFANEDEATELLRGEQNANPEVALEFLAKHCQWAVVTLGPNGCIAKHGKEIVQVPAIGESKAIDATGAGDLFASGFIYGLVKGLSLEECCKVGSCSGGSVIRSLGGEVTPENLQWMYKQMQIKGLPVPDIHK; via the exons ATGGGAGCAGAACCCTTCCTCAACAATAATGACGCCACcgctcctcctcctcctcctctcaTCCTCGGCCTTCAACCCGCCGCCCTCATTGACCACGTGGCTCGCGTCGATTGGTCTTTGCTCGATCAAGTCCCCGGCGACCGCGGTGGCTCTTTTCCC GTTGCAATTGATGAGCTTGAGCTGATATGGAGTAAGGTGAAAACCCATATTAACGGGTCGCATAACGAACAATTGGCCATAAAGAGTGATGTGAAAAGCCATTTTCAAATGTCCCCGGATGATCAGTTGGTGATGAAGATGTTGGCTGGGGGCAGTATTGCCAATACTGTTAGGGGACTAAGTGCGGGCTTTGGAGTGTCGTGTGGAATAATTGGGGCATATGGGGATAACGAGCAAGGTCAATTGTTTGTGAATAACATGAGCTCTAATGGTGTGAACCTCTCGAGGTTGAGGATGAAGAATGGACCCACAGGTCAG TGTGTTTGCTTGGTTGATGGTTTGGGCAACCGTACCATGCGGCCGTGTCTCTCCAATGCTGTGAAAGTTCAG GCGGATGACTTGACCAGAGACGATTTCAAGGGCTCCAAG TGGTTGTTGTTGAGATTTGGGATATTCAATGTGGAAGTTATTCAAGCAGCTATAAAGATTGCCAAACAGGAAGGTCTGTTTGTGTCAATGGATTTGGCCAGTTTTGAG ATGATTCGGAACTTTAAAAAACCTCTTCTAGAGTTACTTGAGTCAGGGGACATAGACCTTTGCTTTGCCAATGAGGATGAAGCAACAGAGCTGCTAAG GGGTGAACAAAATGCTAATCCTGAAGTTGCGCTTGAATTTCTGGCCAAACACTGCCAATGGGCTGTGGTGACATTAGGCCCTAATGGATGCATTGCTAAGCATGGCAAAGAG ATTGTACAAGTTCCAGCCATCGGGGAGTCAAAGGCAATTGATGCCACTGGAGCAGGTGATCTATTTGCAAGTGGGTTTATATATGGATTGGTAAAAGGGTTATCTCTGGAGGAATGCTGCAAAGTTGGCTCATGTAGTGGTGGATCTGTTATCCGCTCTCTCGGAGGTGAAGTGACCCCGGAGAACTTGCAATGGATGTACAAGCAGATGCAGATCAAGGGCCTCCCTGTGCCTGATATCCACAAATGA
- the LOC115974372 gene encoding gamma carbonic anhydrase 1, mitochondrial — MGTLGKAIYTVGFWIRETGQAIDRLGSRLQGNYYFQEQLSRHRTLMNIFDKAPVVDKDAFVAPSASVIGDVQVGRGSSIWYGCVLRGDVNSISVGSGTNIQDNSLVHVAKSNLSGKVLPTIIGDNVTVGHSAVLHGCTVEDEAFVGMGATLLDGVFVEKNAMVAAGALVRQNTRIPAGEVWGGNPAKFLRKLTDEEIAFISQSATNYTNLAQVHAAENAKPFDEIELEKLLRKKFARRDEDYDSMLGVVRETPPELILPDNILPDKAPKPSQN, encoded by the exons ATGGGGACCCTGGGCAAAGCCATATACACCGTCGGATTCTGGATTCGCGAGACCGGCCAAGCCATTGATCGTCTCGGCTCTCGCCTCCAAGGCAACTACTACTTCCAAGAGcaac TGTCTAGGCATCGAACTCTGATGAACATATTTGATAAAGCACCTGTGGTTGATAAGGATGCATTTGTGGCCCCAAGTGCCTCTGTCATTGGGGATGTTCAAGTGGGAAGAGGATCGTCTATTTGGTATGGATGTGTCTTGAGAG GTGATGTGAACAGCATCAGTGTTGGATCTGGAACTAACATACAAGATAACTCCCTTGTGCATGTGGCAAAGTCTAACCTAAGTGGGAAGGTCCTCCCTACTATTATTGGAGACAATGTTACTGTAG GTCATAGTGCTGTTTTACATGGCTGTACCGTTGAGGATGAGGCCTTTGTTGGCATGGGAGCAACACTCCTTGATGGTGTCTTTGTAGAGAAAAATGCTATGGTTGCTGCTGGAGCCCTTGTGAGACAGAATACAAGGATCCCTGCTGGCGAG GTATGGGGAGGCAATCCAGCAAAGTTCCTGAGAAAGCTCACTGATGAAGAGATAGCCTTCATTTCCCAGTCAGCCACCAATTATACAAACCTTGCACAGGTCCATGCAGCTGAGAATGCAAAGCCTTTTGATGAGATCGAGCTTGAGAAGCTTCTCCGCAAGAAGTTTGCTCGTCGGGATGAGGACTATGACTCTATGCTGGGTGTTGTTCGTGAAACTCCCCCTGAACTTATTCTCCCAGATAATATCCTACCAGATAAGGCACCAAAACCTTCGCAAAATTGA